From Denitrovibrio acetiphilus DSM 12809, the proteins below share one genomic window:
- a CDS encoding EAL and HDOD domain-containing protein — MNKEFYIGRQPILDARGHIYAYELLFRQAGEVTAKILDNSSATARVLINAIQNIGLGTLLSGKLGFINVDEHIILEGTLDILPKDNFVIEILETTKVTDELIEKIKFYQEQGYRFALDDMVLSKEYYAMFSRLFTMVDVIKVDYMLCNKENLKVNMQIFKRLRAQLLAEKVETQADYEFCRELGFDLFQGYFFAKPVTISSKSVDPSKAATLQLISMLKKDAEASALEKVIKNYPDLYINLLKFMNSAAFFTKGHITSIKHAMALLGRENLTKWLYLILYAGPGMDSFDNPLLMTAQIRARAMENICVKGHVAPDKAGEAYLVGLMSLMDAVFNKTKEDVMKEFNLDTEIKDAVISHKGMLGKILKTIEDYEKDNIIMLDEHFKALGIKVGSFNEIMLDSFNYACTISGDC; from the coding sequence ATGAACAAAGAGTTTTATATCGGGAGACAGCCAATACTTGATGCCAGAGGGCATATATACGCTTATGAACTGCTTTTCAGGCAGGCAGGTGAAGTTACAGCCAAAATCCTGGACAATTCATCTGCGACGGCAAGAGTGCTTATAAACGCAATACAGAATATCGGACTGGGGACTCTTCTAAGTGGAAAGCTTGGATTTATTAACGTAGACGAACATATCATACTTGAAGGAACGCTGGACATTCTCCCGAAAGATAACTTTGTAATCGAGATCCTCGAAACAACTAAGGTCACTGATGAACTGATAGAAAAAATTAAATTTTATCAGGAGCAGGGATATAGATTTGCACTGGACGATATGGTTTTGTCAAAAGAATATTACGCAATGTTCAGTCGGCTGTTTACTATGGTAGATGTCATAAAAGTTGATTATATGCTTTGTAACAAAGAAAATCTCAAAGTAAATATGCAGATATTTAAAAGACTTAGGGCACAGTTGCTTGCTGAAAAAGTCGAAACGCAGGCAGATTATGAGTTTTGCCGGGAATTAGGTTTTGACCTGTTTCAGGGATACTTTTTTGCCAAGCCTGTCACTATTTCGTCAAAATCTGTTGATCCTTCTAAGGCAGCGACGTTGCAGCTGATCAGTATGCTTAAAAAAGATGCAGAAGCATCAGCGCTGGAAAAAGTTATTAAAAATTATCCTGATCTATATATTAATCTACTGAAATTCATGAATTCCGCAGCTTTTTTTACCAAAGGGCATATAACGTCAATAAAACATGCTATGGCGCTTCTCGGAAGGGAAAATCTAACCAAGTGGTTATATCTGATATTATACGCAGGTCCGGGTATGGATAGCTTTGATAATCCACTCCTTATGACAGCGCAAATTCGCGCACGAGCTATGGAAAATATCTGTGTAAAAGGGCATGTTGCTCCGGACAAGGCAGGTGAAGCATATCTTGTGGGGCTGATGTCGCTGATGGACGCAGTCTTTAACAAGACTAAAGAAGACGTTATGAAAGAGTTTAATTTAGATACAGAGATAAAAGATGCTGTAATTAGCCATAAAGGGATGCTTGGGAAAATTCTTAAAACTATAGAAGACTATGAAAAAGATAATATCATTATGCTGGATGAACACTTTAAGGCTCTGGGCATCAAAGTAGGTTCATTTAATGAAATTATGCTGGATAGTTTTAATTATGCATGTACTATTAGTGGTGATTGCTAA
- a CDS encoding IclR family transcriptional regulator, with amino-acid sequence MKREKSEYAVQAVSNAIDILELLGEQDHEFSITDIVSDLNLTRSNVNKLLSTLELLGYVEHNRYTGNFRLGVKTFQISQAYINKLNIIEISIQVLQQLKNDTNESAYISVLRDGNVVYLNVIETEQAVRVLPRIGNVGPAYATATGKAQLAYYDALELEKLYSGDFEKITPNTVGSFDELKEELSEIKRQGYALDNEEYELGVRCVGAPIKDFMGNVIAGISVSAPSERMEMEHVREVVAPIVTEAARVLSKKFGFREFEDEL; translated from the coding sequence ATGAAAAGGGAAAAATCTGAATACGCTGTACAGGCTGTCAGTAACGCAATAGATATACTAGAACTTCTCGGTGAGCAGGATCACGAATTCAGCATAACTGATATTGTCAGCGACCTGAATCTCACAAGGAGTAATGTTAACAAGCTTCTTTCTACTCTGGAACTGCTCGGTTATGTCGAACACAACAGATATACTGGAAACTTTAGGCTAGGGGTCAAAACATTTCAGATTTCACAAGCATATATAAATAAGTTGAATATTATAGAAATTTCTATTCAGGTTCTTCAGCAGCTTAAAAATGATACAAATGAATCAGCATATATTAGTGTTCTTCGTGACGGAAATGTAGTTTATCTTAATGTCATTGAGACAGAGCAGGCAGTACGTGTACTCCCCAGAATAGGTAACGTAGGGCCTGCATATGCCACTGCAACAGGAAAAGCGCAGCTTGCTTATTATGACGCTTTAGAGCTTGAAAAGCTTTACTCAGGGGACTTTGAAAAAATAACACCTAATACTGTCGGCAGCTTTGATGAGCTTAAAGAAGAACTTTCGGAGATCAAAAGACAAGGGTACGCTCTTGATAATGAAGAGTATGAGCTTGGTGTAAGATGTGTAGGTGCGCCTATCAAAGACTTTATGGGGAATGTTATAGCAGGGATAAGTGTCTCTGCACCGTCTGAAAGAATGGAGATGGAGCATGTTCGCGAAGTTGTGGCGCCGATAGTTACGGAAGCTGCCAGAGTTCTGTCTAAAAAATTCGGATTCAGAGAATTTGAAGACGAACTTTAA